One genomic segment of Cellulophaga sp. HaHaR_3_176 includes these proteins:
- a CDS encoding vancomycin high temperature exclusion protein, giving the protein MIKKTLYTFLALIIFSGILLIVCNFIINNSTKEKTFDSIQKIPKNKVGIILGTSKRLTNGKPNRYYSYRIDATVELFNAKKIEYILVSGDNGTIYYNEPDSIKKDLIKAGIPEEKIFLDYAGFRTLDSMVRAKHVFGLNKATIISQEFHNDRAIYLAQNKGLDAIGYNAKDINGTNGFKVQLREYFARVKVFLDIITNKQPKFYGDKIEIK; this is encoded by the coding sequence ATGATTAAAAAAACATTATATACTTTTTTAGCATTAATAATTTTCTCTGGAATACTACTTATCGTTTGTAATTTTATAATTAATAACTCCACGAAAGAAAAAACATTTGATTCTATACAAAAAATACCTAAAAACAAAGTAGGTATTATTTTAGGCACATCAAAAAGATTAACAAACGGAAAGCCTAACAGATATTATTCGTACAGAATTGATGCTACAGTAGAATTATTTAATGCTAAAAAAATTGAATATATTTTAGTTAGTGGAGATAATGGAACGATATATTATAATGAACCTGATAGTATTAAAAAAGATCTTATCAAAGCTGGCATTCCTGAAGAAAAGATATTTTTAGATTACGCAGGTTTTAGAACGTTAGACTCTATGGTTAGAGCAAAACATGTTTTCGGTTTAAATAAGGCTACTATTATTTCTCAAGAATTTCATAACGATAGAGCTATTTATCTTGCTCAAAATAAAGGGCTTGATGCCATTGGCTATAATGCAAAGGATATAAACGGCACCAATGGTTTTAAAGTTCAGTTAAGAGAATATTTTGCGAGAGTAAAAGTTTTTTTAGATATAATAACAAACAAACAGCCCAAATTTTATGGAGATAAAATAGAAATTAAATAA
- a CDS encoding gliding motility-associated C-terminal domain-containing protein → MLRKSVIFLGLFLFSLVGFSQSTVVVNAIDDIATKGASVADNGLFEIDLGSTNNTGGNVIVAFSVTGTATSGVDYTSLGITSVSIPDGERTAQIVITPLVESDDDGNKRVILRLTSVNNSAYQIISNSSSTANIIIIDSADCGAGENAPTISGDFDTDYCSGTQVDLSSFVTSTAPAGTTLRWSRNPNPNVSNPNSFLQSSIIETGDVYYGFYYDMLGDSPCRSDVVELPEITFDVAPSVGTPNNNNQLCNAFQLFFSNNEIDLDDALDGETPGGSWFLEEFPAGHSTSINSNNEVNYLGQPAGSYKYSYTPNYSSAPNCNEDSVEVVIFVTDCGDCDAGNSAPTLNEDVNTVFCVSDNTFTQDLNEYTSSNAPNNTRLVWSKLSDYNREDAFLDDTNVNQPGAYFAFFLDEDNNCASQSLSVTLEFNTRPNVVPETGNNMLCSEGIMTLSATATAGSQINWYSSPTSTDPLEIDTENFTTPNLTATTSFYVEAVLGNCISDRVEVVATIVNPPIVEAVSEPLDACNIAGSEYPEILDLNSGLTQSSPGTWSITSDPSNSLEIVGGNVVDFEGAPLGNYTFTYTTNTATVPCVETTATITVTVNTCILDSDADGLGDDYEISIGTSVDNSDSDGDGILDAVEVGDDLDAPLDEDNDGIIDALESNTFDTDNDAVVDQLDPANENPCVPDNTAGACDTDGDGITDGDEIANGTNEFDPCDPNETADCEAGLIDLAITKIVDPQFPSVGDVVEFTITLRNNSAAIVNTVSVEEIFTPETGFEYVSSTATMGTYSPLLGTWDIQEIQPNQVNTLQILARVLATGSHINTVEIKNTFPLDFNSANNIATIAVEVGSVDLAITKTVDAEQPFVGDIVEFTITVINLSAEEVTSISINEMFTEDRGFEFISNVASSGTYNSGLGTWNIPQIAANGEETLQIMARVLQDGDYTNTVEIAASLPRDSNNDNNIATVLVDVAKPSVDECGFLFNQFSPNGDGINDKLVINCIDTYPNNILEIYDRYGNQVYRAVTYDNSWDGSGKNGETPKGTYYYILDLGDGSSITKGWIQIIR, encoded by the coding sequence ATGCTGAGAAAATCAGTGATTTTTTTAGGGCTTTTTCTTTTTTCTTTAGTAGGTTTTAGTCAATCTACAGTTGTAGTAAATGCAATTGATGACATAGCAACTAAGGGAGCTTCTGTAGCAGATAATGGATTATTTGAAATAGATTTAGGATCGACCAATAATACAGGAGGAAATGTTATTGTAGCTTTTTCTGTTACCGGAACAGCAACTTCAGGTGTAGATTATACTAGTTTAGGTATAACTAGTGTTAGTATACCAGACGGAGAAAGAACAGCTCAAATCGTTATTACCCCTTTGGTTGAAAGTGATGATGATGGTAATAAAAGGGTTATACTAAGGTTAACAAGTGTAAATAATTCTGCGTATCAAATTATAAGCAACTCAAGTAGTACTGCTAATATTATAATCATAGATTCTGCTGATTGTGGTGCGGGTGAAAATGCTCCAACCATTTCTGGAGATTTTGATACTGATTACTGTTCAGGCACACAGGTAGATTTATCTAGTTTTGTAACAAGTACAGCTCCAGCTGGCACAACGCTAAGATGGAGTAGAAACCCTAATCCTAATGTAAGCAATCCAAATTCATTTTTGCAAAGTTCGATAATTGAAACGGGAGATGTTTATTATGGGTTTTATTATGATATGTTAGGAGATTCACCTTGTAGAAGTGATGTTGTAGAGTTGCCAGAAATTACTTTTGATGTAGCTCCTTCTGTGGGTACACCAAATAATAATAATCAATTGTGTAATGCCTTTCAGTTATTCTTTTCAAATAATGAAATAGATTTAGATGATGCGCTTGATGGTGAAACTCCTGGTGGTTCTTGGTTTTTAGAAGAATTTCCAGCTGGGCATTCTACAAGTATAAATTCAAATAATGAAGTTAATTATTTAGGTCAACCAGCAGGTTCTTATAAATATAGTTATACACCTAATTATTCATCAGCTCCAAATTGTAATGAAGATAGTGTTGAGGTCGTTATTTTTGTTACCGATTGTGGTGATTGTGATGCAGGTAATAGTGCTCCAACGTTAAATGAAGATGTAAATACTGTATTTTGTGTGAGTGATAATACATTTACGCAAGATTTAAATGAGTATACAAGTAGCAATGCACCTAATAATACAAGGTTAGTTTGGAGTAAATTAAGTGATTATAATAGAGAAGATGCTTTTTTAGATGATACTAATGTAAATCAGCCAGGTGCATATTTTGCTTTCTTTTTAGATGAAGATAATAATTGTGCAAGCCAATCACTGTCAGTTACTTTAGAGTTTAATACGAGACCAAATGTTGTGCCTGAAACCGGGAATAATATGTTATGTTCAGAAGGTATTATGACGTTGTCGGCAACTGCTACAGCAGGAAGTCAAATAAATTGGTATTCTTCACCAACGAGTACAGACCCTTTAGAAATAGATACAGAAAACTTTACAACACCAAACTTAACAGCGACTACATCATTTTATGTAGAGGCAGTTTTAGGAAACTGTATATCTGACAGAGTAGAGGTTGTAGCTACGATTGTGAATCCGCCAATTGTTGAAGCGGTAAGCGAACCGTTAGATGCTTGTAATATTGCAGGGTCAGAGTATCCAGAAATTTTAGATTTAAACTCAGGACTGACACAGAGTAGTCCTGGTACTTGGTCAATTACTAGCGATCCTTCTAATTCATTAGAAATTGTAGGTGGTAATGTTGTCGATTTTGAAGGTGCTCCTTTAGGGAATTACACTTTTACATATACGACAAATACTGCAACAGTACCATGTGTAGAAACTACGGCAACAATAACTGTTACGGTAAATACATGTATTTTAGATTCAGATGCTGATGGTTTAGGTGATGATTATGAAATAAGCATAGGCACGAGTGTTGATAATTCAGATTCAGATGGTGATGGTATTTTAGATGCAGTTGAGGTTGGAGATGATTTAGATGCACCTTTAGATGAAGATAATGATGGAATTATTGACGCTTTAGAGTCAAATACTTTTGATACAGATAACGATGCTGTAGTAGATCAGCTAGATCCAGCAAATGAGAATCCATGTGTTCCTGATAATACAGCAGGAGCTTGTGATACTGATGGAGATGGTATTACAGACGGTGATGAGATAGCAAATGGAACAAATGAGTTTGACCCATGTGACCCTAATGAAACTGCTGATTGTGAAGCGGGGTTAATTGATCTAGCAATAACAAAAATAGTAGACCCTCAATTTCCTTCTGTTGGAGATGTGGTAGAATTTACAATTACATTAAGGAATAATAGCGCAGCTATTGTAAATACGGTTTCTGTTGAAGAAATTTTCACACCAGAAACTGGTTTTGAATATGTTTCAAGTACGGCAACAATGGGTACTTATAGCCCTCTGTTAGGTACTTGGGATATACAAGAAATTCAACCAAATCAAGTCAATACATTGCAAATTTTAGCAAGAGTGCTTGCAACAGGTAGCCACATCAATACAGTTGAAATAAAAAATACTTTTCCATTAGATTTTAACTCAGCAAATAATATAGCTACTATTGCAGTAGAGGTAGGTTCAGTTGATTTAGCAATCACAAAAACTGTAGATGCAGAGCAACCATTTGTTGGTGATATAGTAGAGTTTACTATCACAGTAATAAATTTAAGTGCGGAAGAAGTTACTTCAATTTCTATAAACGAAATGTTTACTGAGGATAGAGGTTTTGAGTTTATTTCAAATGTAGCATCTTCAGGGACTTATAATTCAGGGCTGGGTACTTGGAATATACCACAAATAGCGGCTAATGGAGAAGAAACATTGCAAATCATGGCTAGAGTTTTGCAAGATGGAGATTATACAAACACAGTTGAAATTGCGGCCTCTTTACCTAGAGATAGCAATAATGATAACAATATAGCGACTGTACTTGTTGATGTAGCAAAACCATCAGTAGATGAATGTGGGTTTTTGTTTAATCAATTTTCACCAAACGGAGATGGAATTAATGATAAGTTAGTAATCAATTGTATAGATACTTATCCGAATAATATTTTAGAAATTTATGACCGCTACGGTAATCAAGTTTACAGAGCAGTTACTTACGATAATTCTTGGGATGGATCTGGTAAAAACGGAGAAACGCCTAAAGGTACATATTACTATATTTTGGATTTAGGTGATGGTTCGTCAATCACAAAAGGATGGATTCAAATTATAAGATAG
- a CDS encoding OmpA family protein, which translates to MNFKYCILLLLLQTMFVQGQDNSKGDDYFFEYAYKDAIEEYTKEKEKKILSNQQFLNLADSYYKTGSFEEAGLIYKDIYAKDSTLSDTYINRLLLTVRKLDSVEAFDYFLEKSRSFFTNELKENAEFNFEIIQKNQNKKIDFFIFNCYLNSPQADFSPAFYIDDELMFTSARQQGKKSKIYGPSGESYLGIYSGKIQPDGDVTVPKMFTEIPKSIYHKATPFYSEELDGIFYVLSNADGEDLLYNKKGKNTLAIGSVNEKGTFQYLLRDLSTSFYYPFYDGKNEKLYFAANFEGGFGGTDIYYVHTNDGRIMSAPVNLGPRINTPGNEIAPFIYEGSMYFSSDIFYGFGGMDIYTSNLQLDESFSIPVNLGTGINSTADDFGFIIKNQEESGLLGYFSSNREGGKGNDDIYGFKVDEKPGIKTLMVKGVVTNPSYGREIPGTTVKLYGDENQVLKSYTTSAKGEYQFEVPWRTDFKIEASKSGYGTFVKSFDINEENTFDGIVDISLPFIEDLIQEKEEKTVVKMSKFYFDRGASKLTAGITKELDKVIIVTNSFPNIKLKVESYTDSRGSSAKNLQLSIARSETIKKYLIEKGVDPSIFVEAVGYGEDRLLNQCKDGVYCLEFLHNQNVRSYITIINYDELVK; encoded by the coding sequence ATGAATTTTAAATATTGTATACTACTTCTTTTGTTACAGACTATGTTTGTGCAAGGGCAAGACAATTCTAAAGGAGATGACTATTTTTTTGAATATGCATATAAAGATGCTATAGAGGAATATACTAAAGAAAAAGAAAAGAAAATACTTAGTAATCAACAGTTTTTAAACTTAGCAGATTCATATTATAAAACAGGTTCTTTTGAAGAAGCTGGTCTTATTTATAAAGATATTTATGCTAAAGATTCAACACTATCAGATACATATATAAACAGACTTTTATTGACCGTTAGAAAATTAGATAGCGTAGAAGCTTTTGATTATTTTTTAGAAAAATCTAGATCATTTTTTACAAATGAATTAAAAGAAAATGCAGAATTTAATTTTGAAATAATACAAAAAAATCAAAACAAAAAAATAGATTTTTTCATATTCAATTGTTATTTGAATAGCCCTCAGGCAGATTTTTCTCCAGCTTTTTATATTGATGATGAATTGATGTTTACAAGTGCAAGGCAGCAGGGTAAGAAAAGTAAAATATATGGCCCTTCAGGAGAATCTTATTTAGGAATATATTCTGGTAAAATTCAGCCAGATGGTGATGTTACAGTGCCTAAAATGTTTACAGAAATTCCTAAATCTATTTATCATAAAGCGACACCATTTTATTCAGAAGAATTAGATGGTATATTTTATGTGCTTTCTAATGCAGATGGAGAAGACCTTTTGTATAATAAAAAAGGGAAAAATACTCTAGCAATTGGTTCTGTTAATGAAAAAGGAACGTTCCAATATTTATTGAGAGATTTAAGTACTTCTTTTTATTATCCTTTTTATGACGGTAAGAATGAAAAGTTGTATTTCGCAGCCAATTTTGAAGGTGGTTTTGGTGGTACAGATATTTATTATGTTCATACAAATGATGGCCGAATAATGTCAGCGCCAGTAAATCTTGGTCCTAGAATTAATACACCAGGTAATGAAATCGCTCCGTTTATATATGAAGGAAGTATGTATTTTTCATCTGATATATTTTATGGTTTTGGAGGTATGGATATTTACACGTCTAATTTACAGTTAGATGAAAGTTTTAGTATACCTGTAAACTTAGGTACAGGTATAAATAGTACAGCTGATGATTTTGGTTTCATTATCAAAAATCAAGAAGAAAGTGGGCTTTTAGGTTATTTTTCTTCTAATAGAGAGGGTGGTAAGGGTAATGATGATATATATGGTTTTAAAGTAGATGAAAAGCCAGGGATAAAAACTTTAATGGTTAAAGGTGTTGTTACAAATCCGTCTTACGGAAGAGAAATACCAGGAACAACAGTTAAGCTTTATGGTGATGAAAATCAGGTTTTAAAAAGCTATACTACTTCAGCTAAAGGAGAATATCAATTTGAAGTGCCTTGGAGAACAGATTTTAAAATTGAAGCATCTAAAAGCGGCTATGGTACTTTTGTTAAAAGCTTTGATATAAATGAAGAGAATACTTTTGACGGTATTGTTGATATAAGTTTACCTTTTATTGAAGATCTTATTCAAGAAAAAGAAGAAAAAACAGTTGTTAAAATGAGTAAGTTTTACTTTGATAGAGGTGCGAGTAAATTAACTGCTGGTATTACAAAGGAACTGGATAAAGTAATTATAGTTACTAATAGTTTTCCTAATATTAAACTAAAAGTAGAGAGTTATACAGATAGTAGAGGTAGTAGTGCTAAAAACTTACAGTTATCGATAGCAAGATCAGAGACTATAAAGAAATATTTAATAGAAAAAGGAGTTGATCCTAGCATTTTTGTAGAAGCGGTAGGATATGGAGAAGACAGGTTGTTGAATCAATGTAAAGACGGTGTATATTGTTTAGAATTTTTACATAACCAAAATGTAAGGTCGTATATTACGATAATAAACTATGATGAATTAGTTAAATAG
- a CDS encoding type IX secretion system membrane protein PorP/SprF, with product MKILRTYKFWLVTFLLCTAFTSYSQREPQYTQYMYNIGSFNPAYVGTVNNAEITTAYRAQWISVDGAPRTIRLGVNVPFLNEKNGLGLNIINDDLGPLTQTYFDVSYSFQIQVSDNTKLSFGIDAGGSLLNVDYSKGDFEIANEPLLNQSTFNKFYPTIGAGLFLYSENWYAGLSVPNFLTDAIYNDEVSVLIENSPQFNFIGGYVFDISDGLKFKPAFLLNYLDGLPLNANLSTNFLINDVVTLGASYRFDNAVSALAGVQISNSTFFGYSYDYNTNGLSSYNDGSHELILKFYLGRGGNVRDKNNKIGNGKGKPKQIDTPRFF from the coding sequence ATGAAAATTTTGAGAACATATAAATTTTGGTTAGTTACATTTTTATTATGTACAGCCTTTACAAGTTACAGTCAACGAGAGCCACAATACACGCAATACATGTATAATATTGGGAGTTTTAACCCAGCTTATGTAGGTACTGTAAATAATGCGGAAATAACAACAGCTTATAGAGCTCAATGGATTTCTGTAGATGGAGCTCCGAGAACAATAAGGTTAGGTGTAAATGTTCCATTTTTGAATGAGAAAAATGGTTTGGGACTTAATATCATAAATGATGATTTGGGACCTTTGACTCAAACATACTTTGATGTTTCGTATTCTTTTCAAATACAGGTTTCAGATAATACAAAGCTTTCCTTTGGTATTGATGCAGGAGGTTCTTTGTTAAATGTAGATTACAGTAAGGGTGATTTTGAAATAGCAAATGAGCCACTTTTAAATCAAAGTACTTTTAATAAATTTTATCCTACTATAGGGGCAGGGTTATTTCTTTATAGTGAAAATTGGTATGCAGGATTGTCTGTTCCTAATTTTTTAACTGATGCAATTTATAATGATGAGGTCTCTGTTTTAATTGAAAACAGTCCGCAATTTAATTTTATTGGTGGTTATGTTTTTGATATATCAGATGGATTGAAATTTAAACCAGCATTTTTATTAAACTATCTAGATGGCTTGCCTTTAAACGCAAACCTTTCTACTAACTTTTTAATTAATGATGTTGTTACGCTAGGTGCCTCTTATAGATTTGATAATGCAGTAAGTGCTTTAGCGGGTGTTCAAATATCTAATAGCACATTTTTTGGCTATTCATATGACTATAACACAAATGGATTATCAAGTTATAATGATGGTTCACATGAGCTTATTCTTAAATTTTACTTAGGTAGAGGTGGTAATGTTAGAGATAAGAATAATAAAATTGGCAATGGAAAAGGCAAGCCTAAGCAGATAGATACTCCAAGATTCTTTTAA
- the fabD gene encoding ACP S-malonyltransferase, which yields MNAYIFPGQGAQFVGMGLDLYEKYPIAKELFEKANEILGFRITDIMFEGTAEALKETKVTQPAIFLHSVILSKVMGDAFKPDMVAGHSLGEFSALVANGVLNFEDGLKLVSQRALAMQKACEIQPSTMAAVLALADNVVEEICEKIPGIVVAANYNCPGQLVISGEVEAINIACEQLKAAGARRALVLPVGGAFHSPLMEPAREELAAAIENTIFAKPLCPIYQNVTTTAVVDAEEIKKNLISQLTAPVKWTQSVQNMIKDGATLFTEVGPGKVLQGLVKKIDSNVEVASAIISE from the coding sequence ATGAATGCATATATATTTCCAGGACAAGGAGCGCAGTTTGTAGGTATGGGTTTAGACCTTTATGAAAAATACCCTATAGCAAAAGAGCTTTTTGAAAAAGCAAACGAAATACTAGGTTTTCGTATTACTGACATAATGTTTGAAGGCACGGCAGAAGCTTTAAAAGAAACAAAAGTAACACAGCCTGCTATATTTCTGCACTCTGTAATTTTAAGTAAAGTTATGGGTGATGCTTTTAAGCCAGATATGGTTGCAGGTCATTCATTAGGTGAGTTTTCTGCATTAGTAGCAAATGGAGTTTTAAATTTTGAAGATGGCCTGAAATTAGTTTCTCAAAGAGCATTAGCAATGCAAAAAGCATGTGAAATTCAGCCAAGTACCATGGCCGCAGTTTTAGCTTTAGCAGATAATGTAGTTGAAGAAATTTGTGAAAAAATACCAGGTATAGTAGTTGCAGCAAATTATAACTGTCCAGGTCAATTGGTAATTTCAGGAGAAGTTGAAGCTATAAATATTGCTTGCGAACAATTAAAAGCAGCTGGAGCTCGAAGAGCATTGGTATTACCAGTTGGGGGTGCATTTCATTCCCCATTAATGGAGCCAGCAAGAGAAGAACTAGCGGCGGCAATTGAAAATACAATCTTTGCAAAACCTTTATGCCCGATATATCAGAATGTAACAACTACAGCAGTTGTAGATGCTGAAGAAATTAAGAAAAACCTTATTTCTCAATTAACGGCACCTGTAAAATGGACGCAAAGTGTTCAAAACATGATTAAGGATGGAGCAACATTGTTTACAGAAGTTGGACCAGGAAAAGTATTACAGGGCCTTGTTAAAAAAATAGACTCAAATGTAGAAGTAGCCTCTGCAATAATTAGCGAATAG